The Gemmatimonadota bacterium genomic sequence CTCGTGGGGTCGGTGTCGGCCCTGGTCGGAGTGGTCCTGGCGTGGCGGAGCGGCCAGGTTGTGCGGGCCTGGATGGTCGCGTCCCTGGCCTTCGCGTCGGTCGCGGCTGGGATCGGAAGCCTGCAACGCGTGATCGTGGCGACACCGGCAGCCGGTGGCTACCTCACTACCGGCGGCGCGCGACTCGCGCACCAAGGGGTCTCGTCCTACGTGGAGGGCAACGCGACGGTGCTTGCCCTGACGCTGGAGCGCGTGCCTGGCGGCACGGTGGCGCGGGCCGAACAGCGCGAGTACGTCGACGCGCGCGGGGCGGTCCTGCGCCCGGTGTGGCGGCGGCCGGCGCTCTTGGTCTCGGCGGCGTGGATCCATGCCGCCTGGCTTGATCGCGTCGGCACCGACGACGAGGTCACGGTGCGGGTCGCCGCTGTGTCAGGGGCCTGGGGCTGGGTCCTGGCCCTGCTGTGTCTCGCGGCCGCGATCGCACCGGCTGGGATGCGCCGCGCCGCGAACTAACGCTCGAGAGCCTCCAGCCGCTTCCGCGCGAGCGCCAGGGGGACGAAGGTCGCCGTGAGGCAGAGCGCCGCCGCGCCGCCAAATCCCAGGAGGAGGGACGTCGTGTCCGGGGTCTCTCCGGCTGTCCGGGCAAACAGGTAGGCGTAGACCGGTCGGGCCTCGATGGCAATGATCCCGCCGATCAGGCACACCGAGGACATCATGAACATCAACCCGCCGAAAGAGGTCGGGATCTGGGCGGCGTTCTCGGTCTCGAACCGCGGATACAGGGTGCCAAAGCCCACCGCCAGGGACGCGATGGCAAACGTCATGAGCGTGATCGTCCCGATCGAGACGAGGAACATGAACGGTGTGACCTGCAGCAAAGTGTTGGTCACCCCGACGATCAGGAGCGCGAGCACGAGCAGCGGCACGGTGCCGACCCAGTACTTCGCCCACAACAAGTCGTGCATCTCCATCGGGCTGGACCGCACGAGCCACCAGGAGCGCCCTTCGAGGCTCACGCCCGGAAAGAGGAACCGGGCCGCAATCGAGGCCAAGACAAACCCGGCGAGCGCCAGGTTCAGGAAGGGGATCAGGTTCACGATGAAGAAGGTGATCCCGTCGCCGGACAGGGGCAGGAACTTGATGTTCACGACGTAGACCACCAGGAGCACGCCGAGCAGGATCAGCTGCGACCACTGCGTGGTGTCCCGGAAGAACACGCGGAGTTCCTTGGCGACCAGTTCGCGTCGGCGCACGCCAAACGGCCACAGCGCCCGCAGGCGGGACGGGCCGCGCTCCACGGACTTCGCGGCGAGCGTGGCGCCTTCCTGTGCCTTGCTGAACGCGACCGGGTAGAGCGACCGGTGCAGCAACGCTCCCAGGACGACGAGCGCCCCGGCCGTGGTCCACAGCAGATACAGGGCGAGGGGATCCACGTCAAAGGTCAGCCACCCCATCAGCGCCCGCTGCATCCACTCGCTGGGGAGGGCAGGGGAAGTGGGACCGCGCAGCACCGCAATGAACTCCACCAACGAACGGAAACCTTCGGGGCGCGCCAGCTTCTCCGGCCGCATGAGGCGGAACAGCACCACGACCCCGGCGCCCGCCAGGACAGTGATCACGCTAAGGATGTCGCGCGTCCGCCGCGCCGGGAACACGTTGACGAGCAGCAGGGTGACCGCCGTCCCGATCGCCGCCGGGATGACCAGGAACGGCACAAGGGCGGCCAGCACGACTCCGACAAAGCCGATGCCGCCCTCATACACCAGGCCGTAGGCGGCAAAGATCGGCACCGACAGCAGCAGGACCATCCAGCTGGAGTGCACCGTGGTCTCGAGCAATTTCGCGCCATACAGCCGCAACCAGTCCACCGGGGCACTCACCAGCATGTCGAGGTCCCTCGCGAGGAAGAAGCTCGACAGGGCCGTGATCACATTGGACAAGAGCAGGATCGACGAGAACGAGAGCAGCAGGATCCCCAGCAGTTTGCCCGCGAGCAGCGGCCCGATCTCCGGGACGCCCTTGAAATACGACAGGACCCGGTAGGTGGCCCCGAAGGCAAAACTCCAGAACAGCAGCCCAACCAGGGAAAGCAACGTATACCGGGCCACGCGCCCCTTCTCGCCCTGCGCGGCGCGTGCCCGGGCCGTCATCCACTTGGGTGAGAGCAGGTGCCACAGCGACACGTCCCCGCTGGCCCGCGGCGGAACGATGAGCCCGCCGGACGGCGTGTAGCCCGGTCCGCGGGGGCGCACTGTGTCGTGGGCACCGGACAACATGCGGTGGCGCGCGACCAATCCCGGGTCGGGGCCGACCGGCAGCGAGGAGGCCATGGGGTACCTAACCAGCGCAGGCGCCAGAGGCGCGTGAGGAGTCAACCATCGAGGACGCCCACCAGGTCCCGCGCCACCGTGTCCCCGGTAAGCCGCAGGAAGATGTCTTCCAGCCCCTCGTCCCCACGCTCGGCGTTGGCCCGCAACTCGGCCATCGTCCCCTGCGCGCGAATGATGCCCCGCTGGATGATCGCGATGCGGTCGCACATCCCTTCCGCCACCTCCAGGGTGTGCGTCGACATCATGATCGTGTGGCCGCGCCGCGTGTACTCGCGAAACAAGTCCTTCAGCGTCCGTGCCGCCTTGGGATCGAGGCCCACCATCGGTTCGTCCACGACGATCACGTCCGGGCGATGCACGAACGCACTGGAGATGATCAGCTTCTGGCGCATCCCGTGGCTGTACGACTCCACGAGCTCGTCGCGCCACTCCGTCAGGTCAAACGCCTCGAGAAGTTCCGCGGCACGTCGCTCGATCACCGGACCTTCCTGCGCGTACAACCCGGCCACGAACCGCATGAACTCGATCCCCGTCAACTTCTCATAGATGAACGGTCGATCGGGGATGAACCCGAGCCGCGCCTTCGCCGCCACCGCGTCGGTCGCAAGGTCGAGCCCGGCCACGCGAATCGATCCACTGGTCGGGCGGAGGATCCCGGCCACCATCCGCATGGTGGTGGTTTTGCCCGCGCCGTTCGGTCCGAGAAAGCCGAACAGCTCACCCTTGGGGACCACGAGGTCGAGCCGGTCGACCGCCGTGAACGAGCCGTACTTCTTGCTGAGCTGGGAGATCTCGATCATGGCTCCGTGCGGTCGAGGACGGTCAGGGTGGCGCGCGACAACAAACGTTCGAACTCGGGGAGGAGGGTCGGGCTCCCGAACTGCAGGCGCAGGTGAGAGGCATCGGCAGGAACCACCCCGCGCTGGAGGTCCACGGGAATCCACGTGCCGCCGAGCCATGCTTCGGCCCAGGTGTGCGGCACCAGGCCGTCCGCTGTCGCCAGGACGCCCAACACCGGGCGTGCCGGCACCCCGCTCGCCCTCGCGAGGGCAATCCAGAGGTTGACCCGGTGGCCGGCCTGGCCGGCGCGGGAACGCAGCGTGGCCGCCGCACTGGGC encodes the following:
- a CDS encoding ABC transporter ATP-binding protein; its protein translation is MIEISQLSKKYGSFTAVDRLDLVVPKGELFGFLGPNGAGKTTTMRMVAGILRPTSGSIRVAGLDLATDAVAAKARLGFIPDRPFIYEKLTGIEFMRFVAGLYAQEGPVIERRAAELLEAFDLTEWRDELVESYSHGMRQKLIISSAFVHRPDVIVVDEPMVGLDPKAARTLKDLFREYTRRGHTIMMSTHTLEVAEGMCDRIAIIQRGIIRAQGTMAELRANAERGDEGLEDIFLRLTGDTVARDLVGVLDG